GGTAGGTTTTATACTTGGAAATGTAACCGGTTACAAAAATACCGATCGAACATGAAAAGTCATCTCCAGGGAGAATGGTACATGGTAAAAATGCGTGATGTAGCAAAGTTAGCAAATGTGTCAGTCGCAACTGTTTCTAGGGTCCTACATAATCCAGAAACTGTAAAAGAAGCAACAAGAAAGAAAGTACTGAGTGTAATTGATGAGTTAAATTATAAACCAAATATGCTAGCTCGTCAGTTTCGTAGAAATGAAACAAATATTATTCTAGTGGTTGTACCAAGTATTATGAATACTGTTTTTTCAGGTATTATTGAGGGAATAGAATACGAAGCCTCAAGACATGGATATCGGGTTTTACTAGGGAATACAAATAGAAAAGTTGAAAACGAATATGACTTAGTTGAACTACTAAAGAAAAGGCAAGCAGACGGTATGATTTTATTATCAGAAAGGATGGATTCAAACGATATAAAGTCTTTGAGTGAAGAATACCCTCTTGTTCTAGCTACAGCATATATTGAGGGGTTAAAGGTACCATCGGTATCAATCGACAATGTTAGTAGTAGTCGAGAAGCTGTTGAACATCTCATTAGACTAGGTCATAAAGAAATTGCTCATATAACAGGGCCCTTGCAATTTGGAATTTCTAAAGGTCGATATAAAGGTTATAAACAAGCGCTGATGCAAAATAATTTAGAAGTTCGGAATATGCTAGTTCAAGAGGGAGATTTCACCTTTGAATCTGGCTATAATCAAATGTTGAAGTTCATGGCAATTGAGAAAACACCTACAGCTATTTTTGCTGCAAATGATGAAATGGCTATGGGGGCAGTAAAAGCAGTAAAAGAATTTGGACTTAATGTTCCTCGGGATATCGCTATTGTAGGATTCGATAATATAGCATTTTCATCAAAATTTGATCCAGCCATAACGACAGTTGCACAACCCCTTTTTGAAATGGGACAAAAGTCTATGAAATTACTATTACAGCAAATTCAAGGAAAGCCGATCCTTAAGTCGCAATATATATTAGATTGTGAATTAATTGTGAGAGATTCCTGTGGTGGAAAAGGTAAAGAAAAGGTACTAAATGAAAATATCAGCACATAAAATGTAACCGATTACAATTTAAGGGAGGTGAAAAGCTTAAGTTGTATGAAAATTGAATGGATATTTGTAACCGGTTACATTCGAGGCTGAAAAAGGAGGACTTTTCTATGTCAAATACTCAATTTAGCTTACAATTATTCACACTGCGTGAAGAAACTGAAAAAGATTTTATTGGAACATTAGAGAAGGTTGCAAAGCTTGGATATCAAGGGGTAGAGTTTGCTGGATATGGAGGATTAACGTCAGAGCAATTGAGACAGGAACTGGATCGCTTAGGGTTAAAAGCAAGTTCTAGTCACGTTCAATTATCTGTTCTAGAAAATGAATTAGCTAGGGTTATTGAATTTCAACAAACAATAGGTAGTCGACACGTTGCATGCCCTGTCCTTCCAGCTGAAAGAAGAACAAAAGAAGCTTACTATGAACTTATTCCGATTTTAAATGAAATTGGTCGAAAATGTCACGAGGAAGGAATTACACTTTCTTATCATAATCATGATTTTGAATTAGTTGAACTAGATAATGGTAAAAAGCCTTTAGAAATACTTCTAGATGAAACAAACCCTGAATGGGTAAAGGCTGAGTTTGATGTCTACTGGTTAACAAAAGCTGGTGAAGACCCAGTTCATTGGTTAAAACGTTATGAAGGAAGAACACCACTTGTTCATCTTAAGGACATGACAACAGATGGGGAGAAGTTTTTTGCGGAATTAGGAACTGGTGGGGTTAATGTAGAAGGGGTACTTAATCAGGGGATGAGTTCAGGTGTGGAGTGGTTTGTTGTTGAGCAGGACAGATCAAGAAGAACACCTTTTGAGAGCATCGAAATCAGTATGGATTTT
This Metabacillus endolithicus DNA region includes the following protein-coding sequences:
- a CDS encoding LacI family DNA-binding transcriptional regulator, which produces MVKMRDVAKLANVSVATVSRVLHNPETVKEATRKKVLSVIDELNYKPNMLARQFRRNETNIILVVVPSIMNTVFSGIIEGIEYEASRHGYRVLLGNTNRKVENEYDLVELLKKRQADGMILLSERMDSNDIKSLSEEYPLVLATAYIEGLKVPSVSIDNVSSSREAVEHLIRLGHKEIAHITGPLQFGISKGRYKGYKQALMQNNLEVRNMLVQEGDFTFESGYNQMLKFMAIEKTPTAIFAANDEMAMGAVKAVKEFGLNVPRDIAIVGFDNIAFSSKFDPAITTVAQPLFEMGQKSMKLLLQQIQGKPILKSQYILDCELIVRDSCGGKGKEKVLNENIST
- a CDS encoding sugar phosphate isomerase/epimerase family protein, with the translated sequence MSNTQFSLQLFTLREETEKDFIGTLEKVAKLGYQGVEFAGYGGLTSEQLRQELDRLGLKASSSHVQLSVLENELARVIEFQQTIGSRHVACPVLPAERRTKEAYYELIPILNEIGRKCHEEGITLSYHNHDFELVELDNGKKPLEILLDETNPEWVKAEFDVYWLTKAGEDPVHWLKRYEGRTPLVHLKDMTTDGEKFFAELGTGGVNVEGVLNQGMSSGVEWFVVEQDRSRRTPFESIEISMDFLKEKQLITV